A window of the Rhodoluna limnophila genome harbors these coding sequences:
- a CDS encoding HAD family hydrolase produces MVLAGVIFDCDGVLVDSERLGVQIDRQALSEVGLHYTVDEVVRTFMGKSDKFFIDTVEELIGRKAPDGWLDEINHRYRLAFEQDLTSVPGIELALDAIDVPHCVASSGTHEKMRFTLGKTGLLPRFENVLFSATQVSRGKPHPDLFLFAAENMGWQPSQCVVVEDSQAGVEAGLAAGMRVIAYAGGFLKHHEIQHPNLVVIQEMQELSDLINEPSLW; encoded by the coding sequence ATGGTCCTAGCCGGAGTGATTTTTGACTGCGATGGAGTGCTGGTTGACAGTGAGCGCCTCGGCGTCCAGATTGATCGACAGGCTCTGAGTGAAGTTGGGCTTCACTACACTGTTGACGAAGTTGTGCGCACCTTCATGGGTAAATCAGACAAGTTCTTTATCGACACTGTCGAGGAACTCATTGGGCGTAAAGCACCAGATGGCTGGCTTGATGAAATAAATCACCGATACCGGCTTGCGTTCGAGCAGGACCTGACCTCTGTTCCTGGAATCGAATTGGCCCTAGACGCAATTGACGTGCCGCACTGTGTAGCCTCAAGCGGCACTCATGAAAAAATGCGGTTCACCTTGGGTAAGACCGGTCTTCTTCCGCGCTTCGAAAATGTTTTATTCAGTGCCACACAGGTTTCTCGGGGTAAGCCCCACCCAGACCTCTTTCTATTCGCAGCTGAAAACATGGGCTGGCAGCCATCGCAGTGTGTGGTGGTTGAAGACAGTCAGGCTGGCGTAGAAGCCGGCCTAGCTGCTGGTATGAGAGTTATCGCCTATGCAGGCGGGTTCTTGAAGCACCATGAGATTCAGCATCCGAATCTTGTTGTAATTCAAGAGATGCAAGAACTTAGCGACCTAATTAACGAGCCATCGCTTTGGTAA
- a CDS encoding BglG family transcription antiterminator, translated as MSNKTAQLIEILRESNDWISAQSLAERLHVTSRSVRNYIAAAKASAEPFEIISASARGYKLNTEAFATFREAQATNPTASPTTPRERAHHIIRLIIDAKNGITLEEIAKLMHVSLATAELDLKRARDVVEPCEVLISRSEGYLYLEGTETAIRRVISLLVYSSLDTDFVNLYSVATRFEIPKLVEFKTDLIERLDFHGFIINEYGIDSVLLHVAITVDRVRNGRTLPDEPQDLGDEASLIASVIQALVARHFDVSLGQVEEAYLARQVATRVISAAKKSVSAAAQAAPEDRETLLRVLDKVYEEYLVDLRNEELVERLALHLGHLFYRAKFNVFSRNPIAKSIKTSYPLIFDLAVYMCSLIQKERGITIDEDEISYVALHIGSFLERQAQEENRVTATIICPSYYDLHIVMRESIEKDLGEEISIESVVNRTDVDVRGITSDIIISTIPMGLPLHNALEVKPFLTQQNMTDLRNLVAGVRASRRRSKIRERLIACFREDLFFRNISFDDPEHMIRILGKGLTDLEIVEQDYVEGAIERERMSSTVFVDGLAVPHDMTMSAKVPTIAIAVNEEPGAWGEQTVNVVAFIAFAASGREEFQPVLEQFVDVFSDRSRMQEIIRGSRDFDGFIASLTKAMAR; from the coding sequence ATGAGCAATAAGACTGCGCAACTAATCGAAATCCTCCGTGAGTCAAATGACTGGATTTCAGCTCAGTCGCTGGCCGAGCGCCTACACGTTACCAGTCGGAGCGTGCGCAATTACATCGCAGCTGCAAAGGCCTCTGCCGAGCCTTTCGAGATAATTTCGGCCTCGGCTCGTGGGTACAAGTTGAACACTGAGGCATTCGCGACTTTTCGCGAGGCCCAAGCCACTAACCCAACAGCCTCCCCGACGACTCCGCGGGAGCGTGCTCACCACATCATCCGCCTGATCATCGATGCCAAAAATGGGATCACCCTCGAAGAAATCGCCAAGTTGATGCATGTGTCCTTGGCAACCGCAGAACTTGACCTAAAACGGGCCAGAGATGTCGTTGAACCCTGTGAGGTTCTAATCTCTCGGTCAGAGGGCTACCTTTACCTCGAAGGTACTGAAACCGCTATCCGCCGCGTGATCTCACTGCTGGTTTATTCATCACTCGACACAGATTTTGTGAACCTCTACTCGGTGGCCACCAGATTTGAAATACCAAAATTGGTGGAATTCAAAACCGACCTAATTGAGCGGCTAGATTTTCACGGTTTCATCATCAATGAATACGGAATTGATTCAGTGCTTCTGCACGTTGCTATCACCGTTGACCGGGTCAGAAATGGCCGCACTTTGCCTGACGAACCGCAAGATCTAGGTGACGAGGCCTCATTAATTGCTAGCGTCATTCAAGCACTTGTGGCAAGGCACTTTGATGTTTCACTCGGCCAGGTTGAAGAAGCCTACCTGGCTAGACAGGTTGCCACCCGCGTAATAAGTGCAGCTAAAAAGAGTGTTTCGGCAGCCGCCCAGGCTGCACCCGAAGACCGCGAGACCCTGCTGAGGGTTTTGGATAAGGTTTACGAAGAATATTTGGTAGATCTTCGGAATGAGGAGCTAGTTGAAAGGTTGGCTCTACACCTGGGCCACCTCTTTTATCGGGCAAAGTTCAACGTTTTTAGCCGTAACCCGATCGCAAAATCAATCAAGACTTCGTACCCGCTTATTTTTGACCTTGCCGTGTACATGTGCTCATTGATTCAAAAAGAGCGCGGCATCACTATCGATGAAGATGAGATTTCGTATGTTGCTCTGCACATCGGAAGCTTCTTGGAGCGCCAAGCGCAGGAAGAAAACCGAGTAACTGCGACCATCATCTGCCCGTCCTACTACGACCTTCACATTGTCATGCGCGAGAGCATTGAGAAGGACTTGGGAGAAGAGATTTCAATCGAGTCTGTGGTTAACCGCACCGATGTCGATGTTCGCGGAATCACATCAGACATCATCATCTCGACGATTCCAATGGGTTTGCCATTGCACAATGCTCTAGAGGTAAAGCCATTTTTGACCCAGCAAAACATGACGGACTTGAGAAATCTTGTCGCCGGCGTTCGAGCTTCTAGACGTCGTTCGAAGATCCGTGAACGCTTGATTGCCTGTTTCAGAGAGGATCTTTTCTTCAGGAACATTTCATTCGATGATCCTGAACACATGATTCGAATTCTCGGCAAAGGACTGACCGACCTAGAGATCGTCGAACAGGACTACGTCGAAGGCGCGATTGAACGCGAGAGAATGTCATCGACTGTTTTTGTTGATGGGCTTGCGGTTCCACACGATATGACCATGAGTGCCAAGGTGCCGACCATCGCAATCGCGGTGAATGAAGAACCAGGAGCCTGGGGCGAACAGACTGTAAACGTGGTTGCATTTATTGCCTTTGCCGCCAGCGGGCGTGAGGAGTTTCAGCCGGTTTTGGAACAGTTCGTGGACGTTTTCAGCGATAGATCCAGAATGCAGGAAATCATTCGTGGCTCGAGGGACTTTGATGGATTCATCGCTTCGCTTACCAAAGCGATGGCTCGTTAA
- a CDS encoding 1,4-dihydroxy-2-naphthoate polyprenyltransferase, giving the protein MAQQKKTGKSAAKSKRSDSLKLWLAGARLRTLPLAVAPVLIGMGAADAAGKFSLALSLLALTVSLSLQIGVNYANDYSDGIRGTDAKRVGPLRLTGSNSVRPAAVKNAAFAFFGIAGIAGLTIVVLTQHWWFLPVGAVSILAAWFYTGGKSPYGYAGLGELAVFVFFGLVATYGTAYIQIGSFDINSLFGGIALGFFASAVLMINNIRDINTDAEVGKRTLAVKVGAKWAKALFVVMLWLPMVILAPFPFIYPATFFAWATLFLVVPATVIALAAKTPREQILVLKLTSFAALAYAALFAQGLAAING; this is encoded by the coding sequence ACGCTGCCGCTGGCAGTGGCTCCGGTTCTGATTGGTATGGGTGCCGCAGATGCTGCTGGCAAGTTCAGCCTTGCGCTCTCACTGCTTGCCCTGACTGTTTCACTGAGCCTACAAATTGGCGTCAACTACGCCAACGACTACTCAGATGGAATTCGCGGCACCGATGCCAAACGCGTTGGCCCACTGAGGCTAACCGGATCAAATTCGGTGCGCCCAGCAGCGGTTAAAAACGCAGCTTTTGCGTTCTTCGGAATCGCTGGGATCGCCGGCCTAACTATCGTTGTGCTAACCCAGCACTGGTGGTTCTTGCCTGTGGGCGCTGTCTCAATTTTGGCTGCTTGGTTTTACACCGGTGGCAAGAGTCCATACGGTTACGCCGGGCTCGGCGAGCTTGCCGTCTTTGTCTTTTTTGGCCTAGTGGCAACCTACGGCACCGCCTACATTCAAATCGGCAGCTTCGACATCAACTCGCTATTCGGCGGTATTGCCCTTGGTTTCTTTGCATCGGCAGTTCTCATGATCAACAACATCCGTGACATTAACACTGATGCCGAAGTTGGCAAAAGAACGCTTGCGGTCAAGGTCGGAGCCAAGTGGGCAAAGGCGCTTTTTGTTGTGATGCTCTGGCTGCCAATGGTTATTTTGGCGCCGTTTCCATTTATTTACCCGGCAACGTTCTTTGCCTGGGCAACGCTATTTTTGGTGGTTCCGGCAACCGTTATTGCACTCGCGGCTAAGACACCGCGTGAGCAAATCCTGGTCCTAAAACTGACCAGTTTTGCGGCACTTGCCTATGCTGCGCTTTTTGCTCAGGGCCTGGCGGCTATTAACGGCTAG